aaaaaggaaatgataccaatagaattgaataCAGGtaagtagatacacgagttctgaattagaggttgctaatttatttgaaacattttttgataaagtaccccataaaataacatttcatttaaaatcatctacatgaAATGCTAGGctagctaggttattaaataatagtgtttctaaatgcgttattgattttacatttgaaacggtttctgcaataaaGGTCATAAAAGTACttgaaactttaaatattaaaaaaacgaaggacatatggggcatttcggtaaaatttattaataacaacatatacgacattgctccgtatatagcaggaatttttaacaagagtttggacacgtgTTCAtgtcctaacttgttaaaatgtagtaaagttttaccactttttaagattggaaacagaagcgatcccggtaattacaggcctatatcaatactcccatccttaagtaaaattttcgaaaacaatattttgaatcAACTTCtcatccatttcggtacaaatgctatttttcatggtgagcaattcggttttagaagaggtgcTCGACAGCTGATGCggggattgcgcttctcaaacatatttacgatacTTGGGaaaaatcacagaacgctattggagtactCTGTGATTTATCGAATtataaagcattcgattgtgtagaacacgaaacgcttctttataagctcaaatattacggtgttaagggtaaagctcttgatctcattgcttcatatttaagtcaaagaatccagcaagttttcattaatggaataaagtcttctggatctacgttaaaatgggagttccacaaggttcaattttgggtccctttctatttctagtataaatgatcttcctttctatgttaagggtatttgggttatagtgttgtttgctgacgatacttcgctgatttttaaggttgacaggaaaaaaagtgACTATGATGTTGTGAACGGtacattatcacagatacaccattggtttacagtaaataatttagttttgaatgctcaaaaaacaaaatgtgtagtttttaccctacctaatgttagcaagcaaaattataatatatctttaaatggtgaccgtcttgaagtagttgatactacggtgtttttaggaatagaattggattccagacttcagtggacttctcatttatcaacCCCAACAGGAAAACtaagctccgcaacatacgcggttagaaaagttagacaactaactgatattgataccgctcgtttagtttttttggttattttcacagaattatgtcatatggcatattactttggggtaacgctgcagatattgaatctgtctttattttacaaaggagagcaatccggtttatttataatcttggagctagagactcccttcaggatgtttttaacaaagtgggaatattcactgttgcgtcgcaatatatttacaacaatattatgtaaattcacagtaacattgatcactttgataaaatcagtgataatcattgtatatgcactaggagtaaggataagcttataacgccaagttttcgactccgcaaagtcaataaatccttcttggggcaaggtatccgtttctataataaaatttttaactttgtcgtttagtaaattcaaattgtttataaaaaatacattggtagaaaaagcatatttttcgatacaagattttataggtgataaaaaagcgtggagttaatacctgttgacttccaagcaggacacgtataattgtatttaattaacatgacttcgtattttttaaattttaaaaaagagtaactactgagtttcttgccggttcttctcggtataatctactttccgaaccggtggtagcttcacttaattgtaaaatgacgattcaaaagtgcttgtaaaagcctacttgaataaagtttatcttgaaaaaaaaaaaagaaaaaagcgcTGATTTGACCTTTAAACAAGCAAAGTGACGTGGAGCGCTAGTTCGAAaacctttaattattatatttatctttatgtcTTTGAATCCCCAATATTTTTCCCAGGCTAAAGTTTGATATATTCTCttgtctatattatttttaaatgaaattaactgttctacatatacatattcgttgacatattcaatatttacattttctattGTGATTTTGCGTCTCAATTGGATAGAATTTTGGTTTACATCTTATTCATTGACAATCCTACTTTTTGACCTTCTATCGCAAGTTCACTGACTACCGTTGAGAATATCTTTGGAGAGAGTAGATCTCCTGTCTTACCTCTCAATGGGATATCGATATATGAACACATGGATTCAGTTGAGTCTGTTGAATTTTAGGCCTTACTCGAGACGGCGAGTCCCAATGGTTCccgtatattatgatattagacTGACCTCTGCGGCGTTTGCGgtcgaaaataaatattcaccgACGCCGATACCACTTGCTTAATacatttcagttactttcatagaATAATATCTTTCGTTGTTATACTTTTACGTAACGCAGACGCCATCCATACGTCATTTGTACTGCAGAAAGGACTATTAGGGCTATTCGGGTAATATAGTATCGAAGCGTCAggcataaatttaaacaaagctTGTAATTAACAATTGACTTATACGggaaaatattactaattttacGTAAAAATGACATGATACTGGTAGCGTTGGTATaaagaacaaacacaaacttgttactcctgttactcgactacataagagtcagtaactctttgtGGGCCAATGTacacgtttttacaacaggatcccagaaagcgttcaataATACTTCTgttgccatattaaaaaaaaaatgttaaataatgctTGTGTGCGAagggttattatttatttatttatttttatattatatattacacaattCTTAAGTTTATGCTTGATAGCGCACCTTAGGAATGAAATGATCACTGCTAGGCTATatcttatagaaaaaaaactttcgGCGTTTCTTTTCAGGTCAGGGCATTTCCTCTTCGGAACCTATGGTAATGATTAATTTGACAAACAAGAAGTgtaatgtgtattaaataaaattattttatttaatttagaggCACTTTGATATGAAGACTCGCAAACTAATTACTGAAccaaaaaggaaatatattaagaatataatataacaaaaacaaatattaaaacacatgtttttattcactaaaagcaatattcattatttcataaAGAAATGACATTTCTCCGCCTTTTGAAGATTAAAGTAATTCAACTCTGTCTATAACGTGGAATTGTAGAACAATTGCTAAAAAGGTTGCAATGCCACCGATTATCTGaaaggattatttattttaattaatgcttgtttataaatgaagtattttatataaataatcatttcttcaacattcataaatacatacattcttTGTCTTTTATCTGACTACCGGACTATATTACAACaataagagaaatatatttttattgaatgaatcaTTTACCCCAACTAAGAGCTGCCTCGTTAAAACACATATCCCCAGTGGTGAGAATGCAGGCGTGTCGTCAACAACTTGGTCGTAGAAGCGCGACAGTTCATGTTTAAATTCCCTGTCTGCTGATGCGCACATCAAGTGACTTACGTGGTTTTGTGTTGTTTGAAACTGCGtaagaaaaaatgcataaacaTCACAAACGACATCAATGTGTCTTTCCGCTAAGCGAGACTGGGATAGCAGAGCCGCATGTGATAACTCCATCGCCTCGATGCGAACTGcgcaaaataatgttatttacaataagtttagaaacaatctaaattaatgttgtcttaaattttcgcgattattacacatttaaataaaactaattataacggatgaatcgcgtatattaattatttttaaacatcccgacgtttcgagcactttgcagtgttcgtggtcacgggtagactgataattaaaataattagttttaatctaaattaattttataaatatgatagtaccctgtctgtctttcgctctttcactaccaaactactgaaccgaatttgaaaaaaaattgtatgaagcaaatttcaacTCCAAGGAAGGCTGGGCTGGCtccataggctacattttttgcctaacacatgcctatcaaaacgcgagcaaagccgcgggcgcgAAGTTAATTACATTCTATGGACTGTTTGTTACACAAGGTTTCAtttatgtgttattaaaatcgttaggctattttttttatctgtatgtggtacttaatttaaataaatattcatatatatagtgagATAAATACTTCTTCTTGTGTCTTATGACAGTGTTCCACCATTAGAACTATCAAAACTCCCTTAATAAAGGCCCAAATTAAAGTCACtcctaaattttcaaattttccgTACGTCCAGTCACctacaacaaataaaatgtattaatacacTTGAAACTAGTTTAACTTGATATAAGTTCagataacatttacatattatacatgaaaattttatttacatagtcgCCTACCTAAGAACGAATAAGACATTGACGTGAAATGATAAAAAGTGTCCGTGCATTCCAATATCTTGGAGAGCAGTAAGATCGCCACCAAGGCCCCCTCGCCCTCGTCGATACTCCTCACCAACTCGCATATGGACACGTGCGCGCGATACAGACGACGGATCGTTGTGTGGGCGTTTGCtatattctttgttttcatTGCATCTgttcaaaagtaattatatttacaatctcattattaatatttacattagtaCCTATGCATGTATGTG
The Vanessa cardui chromosome 10, ilVanCard2.1, whole genome shotgun sequence genome window above contains:
- the LOC124532691 gene encoding uncharacterized protein LOC124532691 isoform X1 → MELSHAALLSQSRLAERHIDVVCDVYAFFLTQFQTTQNHVSHLMCASADREFKHELSRFYDQVVDDTPAFSPLGICVLTRQLLVGIIGGIATFLAIVLQFHVIDRVELL
- the LOC124532691 gene encoding uncharacterized protein LOC124532691 isoform X2 → MVEHCHKTQEEFQTTQNHVSHLMCASADREFKHELSRFYDQVVDDTPAFSPLGICVLTRQLLVGIIGGIATFLAIVLQFHVIDRVELL